A stretch of Apis cerana isolate GH-2021 linkage group LG1, AcerK_1.0, whole genome shotgun sequence DNA encodes these proteins:
- the LOC108002099 gene encoding major facilitator superfamily domain-containing protein 1 produces MEGGILESPETTLERYDDEIALQACCSPKRRLHKFIGLALMCLLGFGAYFCFDNPGALQDDFKTDLQMPTSKFVLLYSIYSWPNVILCFIGGFLLDSIFGIRLGTIIYMGLTLIGQIIFATGAIINVFWLMMVGRFVFGIGAESLAVAQNSYAVLWFKGKELNLVFGLQLSFARVGSTVNFLVMEPIYNYVSQYYKGPQCIGIVLFLAALTCVVSMICACILGIMDKRVERLLRRGEGQEHEVVSLTDIKDFKLIFWLIALICIAYYVAIFPFVALGKVFFERKYSFEPSNANTVNSLVYSISAVASPIFGYLVDRTGKNVSWVFTSILVTIIAHGLLAFTYMNPYVCMILMGIAYSMLASSLWPLIALVTPEYQLGTAYGIAQAVQNLGLAIVSILAGIIVDRGGYFMLEMFFLGWLWISLITAVAIWMTDIATSGGYLNMTPSQREKYEEIRRSPESFERAKLLAPESTSDLSTDDLLQPQSDISIRNRYLSRIGGMVPPNVKAPIHRPLR; encoded by the exons ATGGAAGGAGGCATATTAGAAAGTCCAGAGACTACTCTTGAGAGATATGATGATGAGATTGCGCTTCAAGCTTGCTGTAGTCCTAAAAGGAGACTGCATAAGTTTATTGGCCTTGCATTGATGTGTCTCTTAGGCTTTG GTGCATACTTTTGCTTCGATAATCCTGGCGCTTTACAGGATGATTTTAAAACTGACTTGCAAATGCCAACCAGCAAATTTGTTTTGCTTTATTCCATATATTCGTGGCCGaatgttattttatgttttatcggCGGATTTTTATTGGATAGCATATTTGGCATACGTCTaggaacaattatatatatgggaCTTACACTGATTGGTCAGATTATATTTGCAACTGGAGCTATAATCAATGTTTTTTGGTTGATGATGGTTGGGCGTTTTGTGTTTGg TATTGGTGCAGAATCATTAGCTGTTGCTCAAAATAGTTATGCTGTTTTATGGTTTAAAGGAAAGGAACTCAATTTAGTATTTGGATTGCAGCTAAGTTTTGCTAGAGTTGGTTCAACTGTGAACTTTTTAGTAATGGaaccaatttataattacgtgTCACAATATTATAAAGGACCACAATGTATCGGCATAGTTCTCTTTCTTGCTGCTCTCACTTGTGTAGTATCTATGATCTGTGCATGTATATTGGGTATTATGGATAAACGTGTAGAGAGATTATTGAGAAGGGGAGAGGGACAAGAGCACGAAGTCGTTAGTTTAACAGATAttaaagatttcaaattaatattttggttGATCGCACTCATTTGCATTGCTTATTATGTGGCAATATTCCCGTTTGTTGCCTTAGGAAA AgtatttttcgaacgaaaatattcgtttGAACCATCAAATGCAAATACAGTTAACTCACTCGTATATTCCATATCAGCTGTTGCATCTCCCATTTTCGGCTATCTTGTTGATAGAACCGGAAAGAACGTTTCCTGGGTGTTTACCAGTATTCTTGTAACTATAATAGCTCATGGATTACTTGCATTTACATATATGAATCCTTATGTATGCATGATTCTTATGGGAATAGCATATTCTATGCTCGCTAGTAGTTTATGGCCATTGATTGCACTTGTCACTCCAGAATATCAGCTTGGTACTGCTTATGGAat TGCACAGGCTGTACAAAATTTGGGTTTGGCTATAGTTTCAATTTTAGCCGGTATAATTGTTGATCGGGGAGGATACTTTATGCTTGAAATGTTTTTCTTGGGTTGGCTATGGa tttcatTGATAACTGCTGTTGCAATCTGGATGACAGATATAGCAACTAGTGGCGGTTATCTAAATATGACACCAAGTCAAAgggaaaaatatgaagaaatacgACGTTCGCCGGAAAGTTTCGAAAGAGCTAAGTTACTGGCTCCAGAATCTACTTCGGATTTATCCACTGATGATCTTTTACAACCACAATCTGATATTAGCATTAGAAATCGATATCTTTCTCGCATCGGAGGAATG gtaCCACCTAATGTAAAGGCTCCAATTCATCGGCCATTACGATGA
- the LOC108002103 gene encoding chromatin complexes subunit BAP18 isoform X2 — MNSASKVGEIFTAAGAAFNKLGELTMQLHPTTDSPAGKWTDEEIEMLRHSVKTFSEDLNKISEHIKGRTVSQIRTTLKKKAFEEAGVPIRQQMLSQQSSQQSTVQVSKQQGNQGLMGKSAEVTLNMLNAPESEVDVEGLPEEVKLEFEGATEEVAS, encoded by the exons ATGAACTCTGCGAGCAAG gTTGGTGAAATTTTCACCGCAGCCGGAGCAGCATTTAACAAATTGGGAGAATTAACCATGCAATTACATCCTACGACTGACTCACCAGCAgg TAAATGGACTGACGAGGAAATTGAGATGCTCCGTCACTCGGTAAAGACCTTCAGTGAAGACTTGAACAAAATAAGTGAACACATCAAGGGACGAACGGT CTCTCAGATTCGGACAACACTGAAGAAGAAAGCATTTGAAGAGGCTGGTGTTCCAATTAGACAACAAATGCTTTCCCAACAATCATCGCAACAATCAACAGTTCAAGTATCGAAACAACAAGGAAATCAAGGATTAATGGGAAAGTCAGCAGAAGTAACGTTAAACATGTTAAATGCACCAGAATCCGAAGTAGATGTTGAAGGACTGCCAGAAGAAGTAAAACTTGAGTTCGAGGGTGCGACGGAAGAAGTTGCCTCTTAA
- the LOC108002103 gene encoding chromatin complexes subunit BAP18 isoform X1, with translation MESVSGHKVGEIFTAAGAAFNKLGELTMQLHPTTDSPAGKWTDEEIEMLRHSVKTFSEDLNKISEHIKGRTVSQIRTTLKKKAFEEAGVPIRQQMLSQQSSQQSTVQVSKQQGNQGLMGKSAEVTLNMLNAPESEVDVEGLPEEVKLEFEGATEEVAS, from the exons ATGGAGTCTGTAAGCGGGCATAAG gTTGGTGAAATTTTCACCGCAGCCGGAGCAGCATTTAACAAATTGGGAGAATTAACCATGCAATTACATCCTACGACTGACTCACCAGCAgg TAAATGGACTGACGAGGAAATTGAGATGCTCCGTCACTCGGTAAAGACCTTCAGTGAAGACTTGAACAAAATAAGTGAACACATCAAGGGACGAACGGT CTCTCAGATTCGGACAACACTGAAGAAGAAAGCATTTGAAGAGGCTGGTGTTCCAATTAGACAACAAATGCTTTCCCAACAATCATCGCAACAATCAACAGTTCAAGTATCGAAACAACAAGGAAATCAAGGATTAATGGGAAAGTCAGCAGAAGTAACGTTAAACATGTTAAATGCACCAGAATCCGAAGTAGATGTTGAAGGACTGCCAGAAGAAGTAAAACTTGAGTTCGAGGGTGCGACGGAAGAAGTTGCCTCTTAA
- the LOC108002103 gene encoding chromatin complexes subunit BAP18 isoform X3, translating to MNSASKVGEIFTAAGAAFNKLGELTMQLHPTTDSPAGSQIRTTLKKKAFEEAGVPIRQQMLSQQSSQQSTVQVSKQQGNQGLMGKSAEVTLNMLNAPESEVDVEGLPEEVKLEFEGATEEVAS from the exons ATGAACTCTGCGAGCAAG gTTGGTGAAATTTTCACCGCAGCCGGAGCAGCATTTAACAAATTGGGAGAATTAACCATGCAATTACATCCTACGACTGACTCACCAGCAgg CTCTCAGATTCGGACAACACTGAAGAAGAAAGCATTTGAAGAGGCTGGTGTTCCAATTAGACAACAAATGCTTTCCCAACAATCATCGCAACAATCAACAGTTCAAGTATCGAAACAACAAGGAAATCAAGGATTAATGGGAAAGTCAGCAGAAGTAACGTTAAACATGTTAAATGCACCAGAATCCGAAGTAGATGTTGAAGGACTGCCAGAAGAAGTAAAACTTGAGTTCGAGGGTGCGACGGAAGAAGTTGCCTCTTAA